The Triticum aestivum cultivar Chinese Spring chromosome 5A, IWGSC CS RefSeq v2.1, whole genome shotgun sequence genomic sequence ATCGGACCAACCTTAGAAGTTGGTGCGATCGAGGCCTGCTGAGTAGCTCGTATCTTGAGATCAAGAAGACCTTCCGGTGTGGATGCATGCACAGAGACGATGTCCAGGCGGAGGCTCTTGATAGCGTCGAACACCCGTGTCATCAACAACTCCTTCCATCGGCACTGCACCTCCAAGAGCACCTCCTTGTCCATCACGGTCACATTAACAATGTTGCTTGGGCAATCATTGTCctccctctccatctctagcaCCTTCCTCTTTGATCCAGTTGATAGCTTGATCTTCTTCCCGCCGACAACCTCATGGAGCCCCCGTCCCATTGCTTCATTTGGGTGCGATGACGGTGCCCTGCTAGTTTCTAGCTCTTCTACCCTTTGTTCTAGCTCTCTGAGATAGGTTATAGTTTCAGCTAGGATGGATGCTTTGTCCATCTGGAAACCAGAAAAAATAAAGCTATGAAAAACAATGTATGTAATTTGCTAACAAGAAATGGGTGTTAGATATTACTACCTTGTTAATGGACGGGACCATTGACTTGAGAACTAGGAACATATCATTGAGCTTCTCTCGGCGCCTCCTTTCCGACAGGACATGCGTCTTGATGTTACTTTCTTGAGGTCTCGCTGTCCATGCACCGCCGGATATAGCTTTCTTCAACAACTTTTGTGACTCCCCGGTGACCCGCGCAACCACGTCTTCACAGTCAGATGACCTCTTCCACACCGTAAAGCAGGATGGACGGGAGCCTTTAACAAAGCTACTTAAAGTGATGATGGCATCATCAATGCTCCGTGCGTCCATGTCTGGTGCCATTTCCAAGGAAGACGTGTACTCAAATGACCTTTCCATGACCCAGTTGTCCTCAAGAGAACGCACATCCAACTCCTCGATGAGGCCATAGAACTCATCCACCTCCTCGGTGACATGATCAAGGTTGACGTCGGACATGCACTCGACCTCCCCAAGCTCAGAGATCATCCCCTTGGCGACATTGTGATCAAGGTCTTCTAACACGACGATGTCTACCTCCCCGTTCCCTGCTTCGTCTGTTGATGGATTGGAGCTTGGCAGCTCAGACTCCGAGCATGCCAAAAAGGGTAGCTCCCATAAAGATGTGCCAATCTGGTTCACCTTGTTCGGATCCTCCAATACCTAGCAAATCCATTGATATATCTTTGTTAGTAGCACTTCATTAATGTGGATAAAGGGGGGAATTGTG encodes the following:
- the LOC123108266 gene encoding anthocyanin regulatory R-S protein-like isoform X1; the protein is MALSAAAPGQQEPPSGKQLSYQLAAAVRSINWTYAIFWSMSTGLRPPGVLTWKNGFYNGEVKTRKIISSTTTELTADDLVLQRSEQLRELYQSLLSGKADHRAKRPAASLSPEDLGEAEWYYTLSMTYAFRPGQGLPGKSFASNQHVWLYNAQYADTKTFQRALLAKVSYIFISSYVYIFRPLTNIMMLVHATGRLNQTAPIQTVVCIPFMGGVLKLGTLDLVLEDPNKVNQIGTSLWELPFLACSESELPSSNPSTDEAGNGEVDIVVLEDLDHNVAKGMISELGEVECMSDVNLDHVTEEVDEFYGLIEELDVRSLEDNWVMERSFEYTSSLEMAPDMDARSIDDAIITLSSFVKGSRPSCFTVWKRSSDCEDVVARVTGESQKLLKKAISGGAWTARPQESNIKTHVLSERRRREKLNDMFLVLKSMVPSINKMDKASILAETITYLRELEQRVEELETSRAPSSHPNEAMGRGLHEVVGGKKIKLSTGSKRKVLEMEREDNDCPSNIVNVTVMDKEVLLEVQCRWKELLMTRVFDAIKSLRLDIVSVHASTPEGLLDLKIRATQQASIAPTSKLAVGSAAIAPGMITEALQKAICIR
- the LOC123108266 gene encoding anthocyanin regulatory R-S protein-like isoform X2; translated protein: MALSAAAPGQQEPPSGKQLSYQLAAAVRSINWTYAIFWSMSTGLRPPGVLTWKNGFYNGEVKTRKIISSTTTELTADDLVLQRSEQLRELYQSLLSGKADHRAKRPAASLSPEDLGEAEWYYTLSMTYAFRPGQGLPGKSFASNQHVWLYNAQYADTKTFQRALLAKTAPIQTVVCIPFMGGVLKLGTLDLVLEDPNKVNQIGTSLWELPFLACSESELPSSNPSTDEAGNGEVDIVVLEDLDHNVAKGMISELGEVECMSDVNLDHVTEEVDEFYGLIEELDVRSLEDNWVMERSFEYTSSLEMAPDMDARSIDDAIITLSSFVKGSRPSCFTVWKRSSDCEDVVARVTGESQKLLKKAISGGAWTARPQESNIKTHVLSERRRREKLNDMFLVLKSMVPSINKMDKASILAETITYLRELEQRVEELETSRAPSSHPNEAMGRGLHEVVGGKKIKLSTGSKRKVLEMEREDNDCPSNIVNVTVMDKEVLLEVQCRWKELLMTRVFDAIKSLRLDIVSVHASTPEGLLDLKIRATQQASIAPTSKLAVGSAAIAPGMITEALQKAICIR